One stretch of Cedecea neteri DNA includes these proteins:
- the kdpF gene encoding K(+)-transporting ATPase subunit F, whose translation MSAGVITGIVLVFLLLGYLVYALIKAEAF comes from the coding sequence GTGAGTGCAGGCGTCATAACCGGCATCGTGCTGGTCTTCTTGCTGTTGGGTTACCTGGTTTATGCCCTGATTAAAGCGGAGGCTTTTTAA